A DNA window from Bacteroides cellulosilyticus contains the following coding sequences:
- the ahcY gene encoding adenosylhomocysteinase: MSKELFSTLPYKVADITLADFGRKEIDLAEQEMPGLMALREKYGETKPLKGARIMGSLHMTIQTAVLIETLVALGAEVRWCSCNIYSTQDHAAAAIAASGVPVFAWKGETLADYWWCTLQALNFPGGKGPTVIVDDGGDATMMIHVGYEAESTASILDKEVHAEDEIELNAILKCVLAADPTRWQRVAAEVRGVSEETTTGVHRLYQMQEEGKLLFPAFNVNDSVTKSKFDNLYGCRESLADGIKRATDVMIAGKVVVVCGYGDVGKGCSHSMRSYGARVLVTEVDPICALQAAMEGFEVVTMEEACTQGNIFVTTTGNIDIIRIDHMTQMKDQAIVCNIGHFDNEIQVDALKHYPGIKCVNIKPQVDRYYFSDGHSIILLADGRLVNLGCATGHPSFVMSNSFTNQTLAQIELFNKKYETGVYRLPKHLDEEVARLHLEKIGVKLTKLTPEQAAYIGVNVDGPYKAEHYRY; encoded by the coding sequence ATGTCTAAAGAATTATTCTCTACTCTGCCCTACAAGGTGGCAGACATTACGCTTGCCGACTTCGGTCGCAAGGAAATCGATCTGGCAGAACAAGAAATGCCCGGCCTTATGGCTCTTCGCGAAAAGTATGGAGAAACAAAACCGTTGAAAGGTGCTCGTATCATGGGTTCCCTGCACATGACCATCCAGACGGCGGTACTGATTGAAACCCTCGTGGCACTGGGTGCCGAAGTACGCTGGTGCTCATGCAACATATATTCGACTCAAGACCATGCCGCAGCTGCTATTGCCGCAAGTGGAGTACCTGTATTTGCCTGGAAAGGCGAAACGTTGGCCGACTACTGGTGGTGTACGCTTCAGGCACTGAACTTCCCCGGTGGTAAAGGCCCTACGGTAATCGTTGACGATGGCGGTGACGCTACCATGATGATACATGTGGGATATGAAGCCGAAAGCACTGCTTCTATCCTGGACAAAGAAGTCCATGCAGAAGATGAAATAGAACTGAATGCAATTCTGAAGTGCGTACTGGCCGCAGATCCTACTCGCTGGCAACGTGTAGCAGCCGAAGTACGTGGTGTTTCCGAAGAAACGACGACAGGTGTACATCGTCTGTATCAGATGCAGGAAGAAGGTAAATTACTGTTCCCGGCATTCAATGTAAACGACTCTGTAACGAAATCCAAATTCGATAACCTCTACGGCTGCCGCGAATCTTTAGCCGATGGCATCAAGCGCGCTACGGATGTAATGATTGCCGGTAAGGTAGTGGTAGTCTGCGGATATGGTGATGTAGGTAAGGGGTGTTCACATTCCATGCGTTCATACGGTGCCCGCGTACTGGTTACGGAAGTAGACCCGATTTGCGCTCTGCAAGCCGCTATGGAGGGCTTTGAAGTAGTAACCATGGAAGAAGCCTGCACACAAGGCAATATTTTTGTTACCACCACAGGCAATATCGACATTATCCGTATCGACCACATGACGCAGATGAAGGATCAGGCTATTGTCTGCAACATCGGTCACTTCGACAATGAAATCCAGGTGGATGCTCTTAAACATTATCCCGGTATCAAATGCGTTAACATCAAGCCACAGGTAGACCGCTATTATTTCTCTGACGGACACAGCATTATTCTGTTAGCTGATGGTCGTCTGGTGAACTTGGGTTGTGCTACCGGACACCCGTCATTCGTTATGAGCAACTCATTCACCAACCAGACATTGGCTCAGATCGAGTTGTTCAACAAGAAATACGAAACCGGTGTTTACCGTCTGCCTAAACACCTCGATGAGGAAGTAGCACGCCTGCACCTTGAGAAAATCGGTGTAAAGCTGACGAAGCTTACTCCCGAACAAGCTGCCTATATAGGCGTGAATGTAGACGGGCCGTATAAGGCCGAACACTATCGTTATTAA
- a CDS encoding PAS domain-containing sensor histidine kinase has product MRDYKDKTKEELLEIIRELEEQLASRSLLTDPCPDEEPERFREKYGKEILEAIPDMLTVFDRNLDYIELLSSPDTNHVEGLSGKDKSHPNLKDIVPESEYRKIRANMERVVRTGFPSIGEHSLQFEGETHHYENLVCPLGDKYLLCMCRDVTSRENAQRELAAARVKAEESDRLKSAFLANMSHEIRTPLNAIVGFSRLVIDPGHDGDKDDYCNIIEQNSELLLCLFNDILDLSAMEAGSLGFVKEKVNVYAACLEEYERHRMKVNKGVKLVLDDVDKNLYVIGDRMRIMQVLMNLLSNAAKFTPSGEIHFGYQLRGNVVQFYVKDTGIGIPANRVAKIFERFGKINNFAQGTGLGLTVSRMLVERMGGRIWVRSGEGIGTTFYFTLPMT; this is encoded by the coding sequence ATGAGGGATTATAAAGATAAAACGAAAGAAGAACTGCTGGAGATAATCCGGGAACTGGAAGAACAGCTGGCAAGCCGCTCCCTGCTGACCGATCCTTGTCCGGATGAAGAGCCAGAACGCTTCCGTGAGAAATATGGTAAGGAAATACTGGAGGCTATCCCTGATATGTTGACGGTTTTTGATCGTAATCTGGACTACATAGAACTACTTTCTTCTCCTGATACCAATCACGTGGAAGGTCTGTCCGGTAAAGATAAGTCGCATCCTAACTTGAAGGATATAGTGCCGGAATCAGAATATCGTAAGATTCGTGCTAATATGGAAAGAGTGGTGCGTACCGGTTTCCCCAGTATAGGGGAGCATTCGTTACAGTTTGAAGGTGAGACACATCATTACGAGAATCTGGTATGTCCACTGGGAGATAAATACTTGTTGTGTATGTGCCGGGACGTGACGAGCCGGGAAAATGCACAGCGTGAGTTAGCCGCTGCCCGTGTAAAAGCTGAAGAATCCGACCGCTTGAAATCGGCATTCCTTGCAAATATGAGTCATGAGATTCGTACGCCTCTGAATGCGATTGTAGGATTCTCAAGATTGGTTATTGATCCGGGGCATGATGGAGACAAGGATGATTACTGCAATATTATCGAGCAGAATTCAGAATTGCTGTTGTGTCTGTTTAATGATATTCTGGATTTGTCCGCTATGGAGGCGGGTTCTTTGGGGTTTGTTAAGGAGAAAGTAAATGTGTATGCAGCCTGTCTTGAAGAATATGAAAGGCATCGGATGAAAGTTAATAAGGGTGTGAAACTGGTACTGGATGATGTCGACAAGAATCTATATGTTATCGGAGATAGGATGCGAATCATGCAGGTGTTGATGAACCTGTTAAGTAATGCCGCTAAATTTACTCCGTCCGGAGAGATTCACTTCGGTTATCAGCTTCGGGGAAATGTCGTACAATTCTATGTCAAAGATACGGGTATCGGTATTCCGGCCAATCGGGTAGCTAAGATATTCGAACGTTTCGGTAAGATTAATAACTTTGCGCAGGGGACCGGACTGGGACTGACAGTTTCTCGTATGCTGGTGGAACGGATGGGTGGACGTATTTGGGTACGTTCAGGAGAAGGAATAGGGACGACGTTTTACTTTACGCTGCCGATGACTTAA
- a CDS encoding AMP-binding protein: MLYERTLGQWLEHWAETTPDKEYIVYSDRNLRFTWSQFNRRVDDMAKGLISIGVERGTHVGIWAANVPDWLTLLYACAKIGAVYVTVNTNYKQAELEYLCENSDMHTLCIVNGEKDSDFVQMTYTMLPELKTCERGHLKSQRFPHMRNVVYVGQEKHRGMYNTAEILLLGNNVEDECLNNLKSQVTCHDVVNMQYTSGTTGFPKGVMLTHYNIANNGYLTGEHMKFTSDDKLCVCVPLFHCFGVVLATMNCLTHGCTEVMVERFNPLVVLASIHKERCTALYGVPTMFIAELHHPMFDMFDMSSLRTGIMAGSLCPVELMKQVEEKMYMKVTSVYGLTETSPGMTASRIDDPFDVRCNTVGHDFEHTEVMVIDPETGEECPVGVQGEMCNRGYNNMKGYYKNPQATAEVIDKNGFLHSGDLGVKDEDGNYRITGRIKDMIIRGGENIYPREIEEFLYKLEGVKDVQVAGIPSKKYGEEVGAFIILKEGADIHESDVRDFCTGKISRYKIPKYVFFIDEFPMTGSGKIQKFKLKDVGLQLCKEQGIEII, from the coding sequence ATGTTATACGAAAGAACGCTCGGCCAATGGCTGGAGCATTGGGCAGAAACTACGCCCGACAAAGAATATATCGTTTATTCCGACCGTAACCTGCGCTTCACCTGGAGCCAGTTCAACCGCCGGGTAGACGACATGGCAAAAGGACTAATTTCTATCGGAGTGGAACGCGGTACCCATGTAGGTATATGGGCCGCTAATGTACCCGACTGGCTTACTCTTCTGTATGCCTGCGCCAAAATAGGTGCCGTCTATGTCACCGTAAACACCAACTACAAACAAGCAGAACTGGAATACTTGTGCGAAAACTCAGATATGCACACCCTTTGCATTGTGAATGGTGAAAAAGACAGCGACTTCGTGCAAATGACTTACACCATGCTGCCGGAACTGAAAACCTGCGAACGCGGACATCTGAAGAGCCAACGCTTCCCGCACATGCGCAACGTTGTTTATGTAGGCCAGGAGAAACATCGCGGTATGTACAATACAGCCGAAATCCTCTTATTGGGTAACAATGTGGAAGACGAATGTCTGAATAATCTGAAAAGTCAGGTAACCTGCCATGATGTAGTGAATATGCAATACACATCCGGCACCACCGGATTCCCGAAAGGCGTTATGCTCACCCACTATAACATAGCTAACAATGGCTATCTGACAGGAGAACACATGAAGTTCACCAGCGACGATAAGTTATGCGTTTGTGTCCCCCTCTTCCACTGCTTCGGTGTAGTACTTGCCACCATGAACTGTCTGACACATGGCTGTACGGAAGTAATGGTGGAACGCTTCAACCCACTGGTAGTCCTCGCCTCTATACATAAGGAACGCTGCACGGCTCTGTACGGTGTACCCACGATGTTCATTGCCGAGTTGCACCATCCAATGTTCGATATGTTCGACATGTCCAGCCTGCGCACCGGCATCATGGCCGGCTCACTCTGTCCGGTGGAATTGATGAAGCAGGTGGAAGAAAAGATGTATATGAAAGTTACGAGTGTGTATGGTCTGACAGAAACATCACCGGGCATGACAGCCTCACGCATTGACGACCCATTCGATGTTCGTTGCAATACCGTAGGACACGATTTCGAACACACAGAAGTCATGGTGATTGATCCCGAAACCGGAGAAGAATGTCCGGTGGGTGTGCAAGGCGAAATGTGCAACCGGGGCTATAACAACATGAAAGGTTACTATAAGAATCCGCAAGCCACAGCCGAAGTAATCGACAAGAACGGTTTCCTTCACTCCGGTGACCTTGGCGTGAAAGATGAAGACGGCAATTACCGCATCACCGGGCGCATCAAAGATATGATTATCCGTGGTGGCGAAAACATCTATCCGCGAGAGATTGAAGAGTTCCTCTATAAACTGGAAGGCGTGAAGGATGTGCAAGTGGCAGGCATTCCATCGAAGAAATATGGCGAAGAAGTAGGTGCTTTCATTATATTGAAGGAAGGAGCGGATATACACGAATCGGATGTACGTGACTTCTGTACCGGTAAGATTTCACGTTACAAGATACCGAAATATGTTTTCTTTATTGACGAATTCCCTATGACGGGCAGCGGTAAGATACAAAAATTCAAACTGAAAGATGTAGGGCTACAGCTTTGTAAGGAACAGGGGATAGAGATCATCTGA
- a CDS encoding helix-turn-helix domain-containing protein has protein sequence MDTSKIVGEKIKSLRESQSISIEQLAERSGLAVEQIERIENNIDLPSLAPLIKIARVLGVRLGTFLDDQDETGPAICRKTEAKDSISFSNNAIQSRKHMEYHSLSKSKADRHMEPFIIDVAATEDSDFVLSSHEGEEFIMVMEGIMEISYGKNTYLLEEGDSIYYDSIVPHHVHAYEGQAAKILAVIYTPI, from the coding sequence ATGGATACAAGCAAGATTGTCGGAGAAAAGATAAAGTCACTCCGTGAAAGCCAGTCAATCAGCATTGAGCAATTGGCCGAACGTTCCGGTTTAGCCGTAGAACAGATTGAACGCATTGAAAATAACATTGACTTGCCATCACTGGCTCCACTTATCAAAATAGCACGTGTTCTGGGTGTACGCCTGGGGACTTTCCTTGACGATCAGGATGAAACGGGTCCGGCCATCTGCCGCAAGACGGAAGCCAAAGACAGTATCAGCTTCTCCAATAATGCTATCCAGAGCCGTAAGCACATGGAATATCATTCCCTGTCCAAGTCGAAAGCGGACCGGCACATGGAGCCGTTTATCATCGATGTAGCTGCTACGGAAGATAGTGATTTCGTACTCTCCTCTCACGAAGGTGAAGAGTTTATAATGGTTATGGAAGGTATCATGGAAATAAGTTACGGCAAAAATACATATCTGCTTGAAGAAGGAGATAGCATCTATTACGACTCCATCGTTCCCCACCACGTGCATGCTTATGAAGGACAGGCTGCCAAGATTCTTGCAGTAATCTATACACCGATTTAA
- a CDS encoding ATP-binding protein codes for MLYSDIVIRNNVRNEQSLRLLVRKLADSVLQPIAIKRLQNILQGDGSKVTRETISSYLGYLHDAYLIFSLCNFNDSIPQREGTKKHYFYDNGILNLFLFQPETKLLENIVAIHLYKQYGEALFYYNKNVEVDFVVPDAGLAIQVSYSLRDEQTRNREVNALVSLSRFMNISTALIISKDQEETIEQDGISIKVIPVWKWLAD; via the coding sequence ATACTCTATTCGGACATTGTCATTAGAAACAACGTAAGAAATGAACAAAGCCTGCGTCTGTTAGTACGCAAGCTGGCCGATAGTGTACTTCAGCCAATAGCCATCAAAAGATTGCAGAACATCTTGCAAGGAGATGGAAGCAAAGTGACCCGCGAAACAATCTCCAGCTATTTAGGTTATCTGCACGACGCTTATCTCATCTTCTCTCTCTGCAATTTCAATGATTCCATCCCACAGAGAGAAGGAACGAAGAAACATTATTTCTACGACAACGGCATCCTCAACCTGTTCCTCTTTCAGCCGGAAACCAAACTACTTGAAAATATTGTAGCTATCCATCTCTATAAACAATATGGAGAAGCACTCTTTTATTACAATAAGAATGTAGAAGTAGATTTCGTAGTTCCCGACGCCGGGCTGGCTATCCAAGTTTCCTATTCTCTCCGCGACGAGCAGACGCGAAACAGGGAAGTCAATGCCCTTGTCAGCCTTTCCCGTTTCATGAACATAAGCACCGCTTTAATTATCAGCAAAGATCAGGAAGAGACTATTGAGCAGGATGGAATAAGCATAAAAGTGATTCCTGTATGGAAGTGGTTGGCAGATTAG
- a CDS encoding ATP-binding protein → MEKDIIKQIILNQQEFISQVKLLPRKVSIEENGNYVFVGILRAGKTYMLYQHIQQLLKDGHSKQEILFINFEDERITDIKKEELHLIVECYKEMFAFEPIIFLDEIQNIEGWEHFARRLADEKRQVFITGSVTSTMEAYPKASVTQTSAPGSPPYIKKYSIRTLSLETT, encoded by the coding sequence ATGGAAAAAGACATCATCAAACAAATCATTCTGAACCAGCAAGAGTTCATTAGCCAGGTGAAGCTATTGCCCCGTAAAGTATCCATTGAAGAAAATGGTAATTATGTATTTGTGGGTATCCTCCGTGCCGGCAAAACTTATATGCTCTACCAGCATATACAGCAACTGCTAAAAGATGGACATAGTAAACAAGAAATTCTCTTCATTAACTTTGAGGACGAACGCATTACGGATATTAAAAAGGAAGAACTTCATCTGATTGTAGAATGTTACAAAGAAATGTTCGCCTTCGAGCCTATCATCTTTCTGGACGAAATACAGAATATAGAAGGATGGGAGCACTTCGCACGCCGGCTGGCAGATGAGAAACGGCAAGTTTTCATCACGGGTAGCGTTACTTCTACAATGGAGGCTTACCCGAAAGCTTCAGTTACACAGACAAGCGCGCCTGGCTCACCTCCTTATATCAAAAAATACTCTATTCGGACATTGTCATTAGAAACAACGTAA
- the rpsO gene encoding 30S ribosomal protein S15: MYLDAAKKQEIFGKYGKSNTDTGSAEAQVALFSYRISHLTEHLKLNRKDYSTERALTMLVGKRRALLNYLKDRDITRYRAIIKELGLRK, encoded by the coding sequence ATGTATTTAGACGCTGCTAAAAAGCAAGAAATCTTTGGCAAGTACGGAAAGTCTAACACTGATACAGGCTCAGCTGAGGCCCAAGTAGCATTGTTTTCATACCGTATTTCCCACCTGACTGAGCACCTTAAGCTCAACAGAAAAGATTATAGTACTGAAAGAGCCTTGACAATGTTGGTAGGAAAACGCCGTGCGTTGCTGAACTACCTGAAGGATCGCGACATCACCAGATATCGTGCCATCATTAAAGAGCTCGGTCTGCGTAAGTAA
- the typA gene encoding translational GTPase TypA, translating to MQNIRNIAIIAHVDHGKTTLVDKMLLAGNLFRSNQSTGELMLDNNDLERERGITILSKNVSINYKGTKINIIDTPGHSDFGGEVERVLNMADGCILLVDAFEGPMPQTRFVLQKALQIGLKPIVVVNKVDKPNCRPEEVYEMVFDLMFSLEATEDQLDFPVIYGSAKNNWMSTDWKTPTDNIFALLDCIVENIPAPTQLEGTPQMLVTSLDYSSYTGRIAVGRVHRGTLREGMNVSLAKRDGSFVKSKIKELHTFEGMGRAKVSEVSSGDICALVGIEGFEIGDTICDFENPEALPPIAIDEPTMSMLFAINDSPFFGRDGKFVTSRHIHDRLMKELDKNLALRVRKSEEDGKWVVSGRGVLHLSVLIETMRREGYELQVGQPQVIFKEIDGVKCEPIEELTVNVPEEYSSKIIDMVTRRKGEMVKMESAGERVNLEFNMPSRGIIGLRTNVLTASAGEAIMAHRFKEYQPHKGEIERRTNGSMIAMETGTAFAYAIDKLQDRGKFFIFPQEDVYAGQVVGEHSHDNDLVINVTKSKKLTNMRASGSDDKVRLIPPVQFSLEEALEYIKEDEYVEVTPKAMRMRKVILDEIERKRANKN from the coding sequence ATGCAAAATATTAGAAACATTGCAATCATTGCCCATGTTGACCATGGGAAAACGACGCTTGTCGACAAGATGCTCTTGGCGGGAAATCTGTTCCGCAGCAACCAGAGCACAGGTGAATTAATGCTGGATAACAACGACTTGGAACGTGAACGAGGGATAACGATCCTTTCTAAAAACGTTTCTATCAATTACAAAGGAACTAAAATCAATATCATTGATACTCCGGGACACAGTGACTTCGGAGGTGAAGTGGAGCGTGTATTGAACATGGCAGACGGATGTATCCTGTTGGTGGATGCTTTCGAGGGTCCGATGCCCCAGACACGTTTCGTGTTGCAGAAAGCTCTGCAGATTGGTCTGAAACCCATCGTTGTGGTGAACAAGGTAGATAAACCGAACTGCCGTCCGGAGGAAGTATATGAAATGGTGTTCGACCTGATGTTCAGCCTTGAAGCTACGGAAGATCAGTTGGACTTCCCCGTTATTTATGGTTCTGCGAAGAACAACTGGATGAGTACGGACTGGAAGACTCCTACTGATAATATCTTCGCGTTATTGGACTGTATTGTAGAGAATATACCGGCTCCCACGCAGTTGGAAGGTACTCCGCAGATGTTGGTGACTTCTTTGGATTATTCTTCTTATACCGGACGTATTGCCGTAGGCCGTGTACATCGTGGTACGCTTAGAGAGGGGATGAATGTATCTCTGGCTAAGCGTGACGGAAGTTTTGTGAAATCAAAAATCAAGGAACTGCATACATTTGAAGGTATGGGACGTGCGAAGGTATCGGAAGTTTCTTCCGGTGACATCTGTGCGTTGGTAGGTATCGAAGGCTTTGAGATCGGTGATACGATCTGTGACTTTGAAAATCCGGAAGCATTGCCGCCTATCGCTATTGACGAACCGACTATGAGTATGTTGTTCGCCATTAATGATTCTCCTTTCTTCGGTCGTGATGGTAAGTTTGTGACTTCTCGTCATATCCATGACCGTTTGATGAAGGAATTGGATAAGAACCTTGCCTTACGCGTACGTAAAAGTGAAGAAGATGGTAAATGGGTAGTTTCCGGTCGTGGTGTACTTCATCTTTCTGTATTGATTGAAACCATGCGTCGTGAAGGTTATGAGCTTCAGGTTGGTCAGCCGCAGGTTATCTTCAAGGAGATTGACGGTGTGAAGTGTGAGCCGATTGAAGAACTGACAGTAAATGTCCCCGAAGAATATTCCAGTAAGATTATCGATATGGTAACCCGTCGTAAGGGTGAGATGGTGAAGATGGAGAGTGCAGGCGAACGTGTAAACCTGGAATTCAATATGCCTTCGCGTGGTATCATCGGTTTGCGTACAAATGTACTGACTGCTTCTGCCGGTGAAGCTATTATGGCACACCGTTTCAAGGAATACCAACCGCACAAAGGTGAAATCGAACGTCGTACCAACGGCTCTATGATTGCCATGGAAACGGGAACAGCTTTTGCTTATGCCATTGATAAATTGCAGGATCGTGGTAAGTTCTTTATCTTCCCACAGGAGGACGTGTATGCCGGACAGGTGGTAGGTGAGCACTCTCATGATAACGACCTCGTGATTAATGTTACGAAATCCAAGAAGTTGACGAATATGCGTGCTTCCGGTTCGGATGATAAAGTTCGTCTGATTCCGCCTGTACAGTTCTCTTTGGAAGAGGCTTTGGAATATATCAAGGAAGATGAGTACGTAGAGGTTACACCGAAGGCAATGCGTATGCGTAAAGTGATTCTGGACGAGATAGAACGTAAACGTGCGAATAAGAATTAA
- a CDS encoding nitroreductase family protein, which produces MKSIKLMLAGASLLLCCGCGMQVKESTTVTEKASNENAVIENMMSRRSIRKYKPQAVNRDTMQIILNCGINAPNGQNKQSWAIRVVDNPDFINGITEVYKKQNPKAAEDPNFKNMFRNAPTIVFIANDKSYDLSQIDCGLLGENMILSAWSMGIGSCCLGGPTRFINSTPDAAEYLKRLDIPEGYELLYCIAFGYPDETPAAKPRNAEKIKFID; this is translated from the coding sequence ATGAAAAGTATCAAATTGATGTTAGCAGGTGCCAGCCTGTTGCTGTGCTGCGGATGCGGCATGCAAGTAAAAGAGAGTACAACTGTGACTGAGAAAGCAAGCAATGAAAATGCAGTAATTGAGAATATGATGTCACGCCGCAGTATTCGTAAATACAAGCCGCAAGCAGTGAACCGCGATACTATGCAGATTATACTGAACTGCGGTATCAATGCCCCCAACGGTCAGAACAAGCAGTCCTGGGCAATCCGGGTAGTGGATAATCCGGATTTTATCAATGGTATCACCGAAGTTTACAAGAAACAGAATCCGAAAGCCGCTGAAGATCCTAACTTCAAAAATATGTTCCGCAATGCTCCTACAATAGTATTTATCGCCAATGACAAGTCTTATGATCTGTCACAGATAGACTGTGGTTTACTGGGTGAGAACATGATTCTCTCAGCTTGGTCTATGGGTATAGGTTCTTGTTGTTTAGGAGGACCGACACGATTTATAAACTCCACACCGGATGCAGCAGAATATTTGAAGAGACTCGATATTCCGGAAGGATATGAGTTGCTCTATTGCATCGCATTCGGTTATCCGGATGAAACTCCGGCAGCTAAGCCGAGAAATGCGGAGAAGATTAAATTTATAGATTAA
- a CDS encoding MutS-related protein has protein sequence MTYLDTDKQTQADLSITEGIYDEYPLYSLFSGTETKNGKRMMLDWITSPLNDISAIRKRQEAIAWKELPELPLDEEELDFIEYYLEYRDQIRRPNILVSLTSAFDRLLRHDAQRYIIRRGVTLIILLLNRLDTLRKNTLENAPLLLKELAQSIQDTIHGSELKEVIGLYKEKSPSNYTIDKYDYLFRCIHFELIRGLLSQIYILDVCRTAQHVAINRGFCCCPEMTETMDLSITGFVHPFTKEGRSNDWKMSNGNICILTGSNMAGKSTTLKAITIAVWLAHCGLPVPARSMTCPVFDGIYTSINLPDSLRDGRSHFMAEILRIKEVLQKAKSGKRCLIILDEMFRGTNAQDAFEASVAVNELLRKYLHCSFLISTHILEYAKHFEKDSACSFYYMDSRIQNDQFICPYQLVEGISEAQVGYWLVRKELESLHY, from the coding sequence ATGACTTATCTGGATACGGACAAGCAAACGCAGGCAGATTTGAGCATTACAGAAGGAATATATGACGAATATCCCCTCTACTCCTTATTCTCCGGAACGGAGACTAAAAACGGAAAACGCATGATGCTCGATTGGATTACCTCTCCCCTGAACGATATATCTGCCATACGAAAAAGACAAGAAGCGATAGCCTGGAAAGAGTTACCCGAACTTCCTTTGGATGAAGAAGAGCTCGACTTTATCGAATATTATCTGGAGTACCGTGATCAGATCAGAAGACCTAATATTTTAGTGTCGCTGACTTCAGCATTCGACCGTTTATTAAGACACGACGCTCAACGCTATATCATCAGACGGGGTGTAACCTTAATTATCCTGTTATTGAACCGATTGGATACATTGCGAAAAAACACTCTGGAAAATGCCCCTTTACTATTGAAAGAATTAGCACAAAGCATTCAGGACACTATACATGGCAGCGAACTGAAAGAAGTTATCGGCCTCTATAAAGAGAAATCTCCCTCCAACTATACCATCGACAAATACGATTACCTGTTTCGTTGTATCCATTTTGAACTGATCAGAGGGTTACTTTCTCAAATTTATATACTGGACGTATGCCGCACAGCACAGCATGTAGCAATCAACAGAGGTTTCTGCTGCTGTCCGGAAATGACAGAAACGATGGATTTATCTATTACGGGCTTCGTACACCCGTTCACCAAAGAGGGACGAAGTAACGACTGGAAGATGTCAAACGGCAATATATGCATTCTTACAGGCTCCAATATGGCCGGTAAATCAACAACCCTCAAAGCCATCACAATCGCTGTATGGCTGGCGCACTGCGGATTACCGGTTCCAGCCCGTTCAATGACCTGTCCTGTTTTTGATGGAATCTATACTTCAATCAACCTCCCGGACTCCCTGCGCGATGGCAGAAGTCATTTTATGGCGGAAATTCTACGGATCAAAGAAGTTCTTCAAAAAGCGAAATCCGGTAAGCGATGTCTGATAATACTGGATGAAATGTTTCGCGGAACAAACGCACAGGATGCCTTTGAAGCTTCTGTCGCAGTAAACGAATTACTCAGAAAGTATTTGCATTGCTCATTCCTTATATCGACCCACATTCTGGAATATGCCAAACATTTTGAGAAAGACAGTGCATGTTCTTTCTACTATATGGATTCAAGAATTCAGAACGATCAATTTATATGTCCTTATCAACTGGTTGAAGGCATATCCGAAGCACAGGTTGGATACTGGTTGGTAAGAAAAGAATTGGAATCACTTCATTACTAA